DNA from Massilia antarctica:
GCTGGAAGATTAAATGATGGGGTGCAAGCTCTTGATTGAAGTCCCAGTAAACGGCGGCCGTAACTATAACGGTCCTAAGGTAGCGAAATTCCTTGTCGGGTAAGTTCCGACCTGCACGAATGGCGTAACGATGGCCACACTGTCTCCTCCCGAGACTCAGCGAAGTTGAAATGTTTGTGATGATGCAATCTACCCGCGGCTAGACGGAAAGACCCCATGAACCTTTACTGTAGCTTTGCATTGGACTTTGAACCAATCTGTGTAGGATAGGTGGGAGGCTTTGAAGCGGGGACGCCAGTCTTCGTGGAGCCATCCTTGAAATACCACCCTGGTTTGTTTGAGGTTCTAACCTTGGTCCGTTATCCGGATCGGGGACAGTGCATGGTAGGCAGTTTGACTGGGGCGGTCTCCTCCTAAAGTGTAACGGAGGAGTTCGAAGGTACGCTAGATACGGTCGGACATCGTGTTGATAGTGCAATGGCATAAGCGTGCTTAACTGCGAGACTGACAAGTCGAGCAGGTACGAAAGTAGGACATAGTGATCCGGTGGTTCTGTATGGAAGGGCCATCGCTCAACGGATAAAAGGTACTCTGGGGATAACAGGCTGATTCCTCCCAAGAGTTCATATCGACGGGGGAGTTTGGCACCTCGATGTCGGCTCATCACATCCTGGGGCTGTAGCCGGTCCCAAGGGTATGGCTGTTCGCCATTTAAAGTGGTACGTGAGCTGGGTTTAAAACGTCGTGAGACAGTTTGGTCCCTATCTGCCGTGGGCGTTGGAAATTTGAAGGGGGCTGCTCCTAGTACGAGAGGACCGGAGTGGACAGACCTCTGGTGTACCGGTTGTCACGCCAGTGGCATTGCCGGGTAGCTAAGTCTGGAAGAGATAACCGCTGAAAGCATCTAAGCGGGAAACTTGCCTTGAGATGAGATTTCCCAGAGCCTTGAGCTCTTTAAAGGGTCGTTCGAGACCAGGACGTTGATAGGTCAGGTGTGGAAGTGCAGTAATGCATTAAGCTAACTGATACTAATTGCCCGTACGGCTTGTCCCTATAACCTTAGCAGGTACAGAGATAAGAAATGCGCGTTGTGTTTTGTGCGATACGCACAGTCACTACCCAAAGTAATACAATAAAACGATACTTCTTCCAGATTCAAGCTAGTGCTGCCCGGTCGGGAGCACCAAGCTGTACAAGTTATGCCTGATGACCATAGTAAATCGGTACCACCCCTTCCCATCCCGAACAGGACCGTGAAACGATTTTACGCCGATGATAGTGCTGCAACCAGTGTGAAAGTAGGTTATCGTCAGGCTAGTTATAAGAGAAAGACCCCGGTAAGCCTAAGCGCGCTCAAGATCGCGCTTAGTGCAAACCGGGGTTTTTTTTCGTCCGCAGTTTTAGACCTCTACATTTCTCCCTCAACGCTCATTAAACCAGCGGCCGATCACTGTTTCAAATACTGGATGCATATTCCAGCCAGACTTCACCATTACTTCATCCGTGCTTCACACTGAAAGTTTATCTTCCTTGCACCGGCAAATCTGCTGATGGAGGAAATAATGAATAAGAAACAGGGCACGCAGGCCGCGCGAAAGTTGTCCGCACCACTAAAAAAAGCGGGACGAATGATCCTGAAACGTCGTCTCATGGCCGGCTTTGCGCTGTTGCTGCTCGCGGCGGCGGGTGCTTGCTGGTGGGTGTGGGAGCGCAACGGGGCTTATGGCTTCAATGTACTGTGGCGCCGCGGCGGAACCTACTGGGTCAATGTCAAGACCGACGATCCACGCCTGTCGCCAGCGATGCGCCTTGCTCTCACGGTGCCGGTACCTGCTGCAACGTCCGGCCCGATGAACTGGCAGGAACGCGAGAAAGGATTTGAAGTGGCCGAGCTGCCGGTCATGGTCGGCGGCCGTGAGGTCGACCGTATCCTGCTGGCGCGTATCGATCCGTCGCAGTATCGCTTTATCGTGCGCAATGCTCCGGACGGCGACAAGGGCATCGATGAATGGGAGCGCGTATTGCCGCAAGCGCTATTGATCGTTAACGGCAGCTTCTATGGTCTGAAAGGTTTGCCCGATACGCCCTTCATCAGCGAGGAAACGGTGATGGGCCCGCGCCGTTACAACGCCCGCGCCGGCACTTTTGTCGCCGACAAGAACGGTGCCGGCGTCAGGGACCTGCGCGACGGAAACTGGCAGCAGGCGCTCGATGGGGCTAGCAATGCAATGGTCTCCTACCCACTCCTCATCGGAGACGACGGACAGACCCATGTGAGCAGCAACAGCCGGTGGCTGGCCAACCGCAGTTTCGTTGCTCAAGACAGGCAGGGGCGCATCATCGTCGGTACTACCAAGGACGCATTTTTCTCGTTGGCCCGCTTGGCCCAATTTCTAAAGGAGTCGCCGCTCGATCTGAAGGTCGCGCTTAACCTTGATGGCGGACCACTGGCTTGCCAGAGCGTGCGTTTGCCCGGTTTTAATCGAAAGCTTTACGCCTTGTGGGAGGCGCAGGTCGAAGGCGATCAGGTCAAGCTGCTCAGATGGCCATTGAGTAGCGCGACCTGGGCGATGGCTGTTGTCCTGACCGTGGAACGGAAGACCAACTAGCACGTCGACACGCGCGAGCCGCGCCGCTTACGGATGACATGATCTGCCGGGCGCATTCTTCTTCTATTGATTGCTGGGCCGCGCGCGCCGCGCGTGTCTTACTGCGCCTGGCATTGTCCGAAACGACGCGGCGATGCCAGGCTAGCCCGGATCTGTCCATATCGAGCCGATCATTGGCAGGACCGACCGGCTCTCATATCAGAGAACTTCAAGATTTGCTTCGCGCATGCCGACCAGGAGTGCCTTTCCATTGTCATCGACACGGAACTCCCCGTACTTCGCCGCTTCCCAGCGTTTTCCTTCCCCTTCCTGGAAATACCAGGCATCGGTCACCAGGGTATGGCCACCGTGGCGAGGGGTAAGTTAGATCATGATCTCACCAGGGGCAAGCGGCTTGCGGTCGTGGAGCCGGGTCAGCTCCACGATTCCCTTCTCGTTCGCCTTGCCGGCGACTTTCCATCGCGCGCTTCCCGTCACGCCATCGTCTAATTGCGATACTTCCTGCGGCAATTTGAAATTCAAGCGCCTGTAATCGCCCTGCATGAGCGAACGCGGATCGACGGGCGCCAGTTCCACCAGCAGCGGACCGCCGTCAGCGCAATGCCTATCCGCCCGGTCCCAGATTCTTTCGGAGCGGGGGCCGCCTTGCCGTCACGGACTACCGGTGCGCCATCGCGAATTGCAAGCCAGGCGATCAAGGTGAACAGCGCGCCGGGCCGATCAGGATGAGCGCCTTGGTCGCAAGCGGATACACCAGCTGGTAATACAGCGCGCCAATAATCCGCGCCGCCGCGGCGCCCGCAGCCGTCGCGATGCCCGAGCGCCCGCTGCTCGCGCTTACAGCGAGAATCGTCAGCACCGCGCCGAGCGACGGCATCAGCACCGCCAGTCCCGTGAATACCGCAGCCGCACACGCATACCACGGCTTGCGTAACGCCGCCCAGCGCATAGCCAGCCAGGCAGCCGCGCCAAGCGTCAGCACCGCCGACACATACCGGGCAAAGGATGCCAGTGGTTGCGACAGCGGAGCCATCGTGCTGGCGGAACCGATATGGATGGCGGCGCCGGCCAGGAAGGTCATTCCTGTCCACAGCGCGAGGCCTGCTACGATAGTGAGTA
Protein-coding regions in this window:
- a CDS encoding phosphodiester glycosidase family protein; this encodes MNKKQGTQAARKLSAPLKKAGRMILKRRLMAGFALLLLAAAGACWWVWERNGAYGFNVLWRRGGTYWVNVKTDDPRLSPAMRLALTVPVPAATSGPMNWQEREKGFEVAELPVMVGGREVDRILLARIDPSQYRFIVRNAPDGDKGIDEWERVLPQALLIVNGSFYGLKGLPDTPFISEETVMGPRRYNARAGTFVADKNGAGVRDLRDGNWQQALDGASNAMVSYPLLIGDDGQTHVSSNSRWLANRSFVAQDRQGRIIVGTTKDAFFSLARLAQFLKESPLDLKVALNLDGGPLACQSVRLPGFNRKLYALWEAQVEGDQVKLLRWPLSSATWAMAVVLTVERKTN